The following coding sequences are from one Anopheles funestus unplaced genomic scaffold, idAnoFuneDA-416_04 scaffold_95_ctg1, whole genome shotgun sequence window:
- the LOC125774305 gene encoding uncharacterized protein LOC125774305: MERATLDNSCEEVAELQEQQATTSGAFPERRVSVVEEPPKDGEVSPVLPRRLPSYLEVRRKRIELQKKELKLENARKEYELERARKELEIELREIELEEDISDASSQVSAYVAKSEAWLRDTSRFGTTPPVRYHGDNHRNGGAGHPPSTPTATAGAWASRIAPAPLRYDGRMAEDAKGHQPLTPATTRCPPEYDRTWAADQAAAQEREYAEWRRAVEDSIRVHRENKLGQLYKLEEKTAANSTMESKPVMKGRVMPLTPSQEAARKAIPKELPVFSGNVEQWPLFIATYERSTILCGFSDDENLIRLQRALRGPALESVDHLMLLPDGLAGVIEILRTEYGRPDLIVDSLVEKVRRLPPVRNDRLETLATFGKMVRKMCATIEASGLHDYDCNVTLLRELVAKLPAERSLEWARYKIKLSRETIKEFDKWFYEIAVAASAASKTIERPTRPDVSRSLPFVNVVRKAPAHVNVHSTAKRTPCALCHDFCRTLADCARFMELSVPERRSHIQGRRLCDTCLGAHRGTCFVRTRCGTDGCRETHHRLLHNTEQKPHRNTHSLNSHIGNDNNTLFRYVPVVLHGEKTDIKTFAFIDEGSSATFIDGRLIEELGIESKSNPLCLKWTDDTVRNESDSREVQLRISGAHQGAVVFNIRKAHTLQDLTLPAQTLPIAKLVELYPYLKGLPITSYTNVVPRVLIGINNIHLGKPLRCVEGNFNEPIAAKTRLGWTVFGPCRIPTSSSATTYHNFHLCVCNDKNDQNLNMALTEYFSLESIGVSAPRKLMPKEEERANTMLKTGTRLLKDRYETCLLWKYDDVRLPCNREMALKRHMCLKRKCDKDPGLAKAISEKMREYANKGYIRRVPEEEIVERKERDWYLPIFPVYNPNKPGKLRMVFDAAAQVHGVSLNTFLLAGPDQLVGLVQVLYKFRENRIAVTGDIREMFFQVRMNPADQRSQLVFWDDGSKRNGEPSVYAVSVMTFGAACSPAGAHFVKNLNAERFADRFPRAAECIKFEHYVDDMLASVETVEEAVTLAEDVRYVHSQGGFEIRNWLSNAKEVVHKLRWGANNGMCVDMSAGQGTEKVLGMWWNTESDVFTFRINPRIDEKLLTGGRLPTRREVLSILMMIYDPLGLIGHFLMFLKILLQDLWRSGIHWDKTVEGEAAKKWLRWTGLLPELEKLAIRRCYRNITSSDVPCVQLHVFTDASQNGMAAVAYLRFEENNTVECALIGSKTRVAPLKLLSIPRLELQAAVIGARFADHIAKTHRLRTSKRVFWTDSRNVVSWIRSDHRRYTPFVAFRVSELLELTSVNDWRWLSTKVNVADDGTKWQGDPGLTSSSRWFRGPEFLWEAEEKWPINKDNPGESTEEIRKSVLHLSVIRNAVVNFSRFSRWKKLLRTVGYIHRYAGNLRRRARRADKVVGPLTQEELLAAERSLYIWVQLDGFAGDIKRLKSDVKKKHPWKKVVKRDSVLFKLSPEIDGEGVLRMQGRLDNRSTLGASLGKPVILPRRHPVTDLIIKDFHERYCHQSHGTVVSQLRSRYYIPKILVEFNRVRRGCQSCKIRNAVPNPPLMGNIPRQRIAVNQRAFTYTGLDYFGPILVVVGRHSEKRWGALFTCLTTRAIHLELAYALTTASCILAIRRFIARRGPPREIISDRGTNFVGAARELNIALKDVDEDALKTRFSGPVLKWRFNPPAAPHFGGTWERLVQSVKKILCSFNLPRLPTDEILMSTLTEVEMMINSRPLTYVPLDEEWDCPITPNHLLLGSPDGSKQAVCLDDSPTAIRTSWGALQVNADIFWKRWIADYLPTLTRRTKWFHPVPPIKEGDVVVVVDGNLPRNTWPMGRVLEVTRAKDGQVRRAKVRTANGILERPATKLAVLDIVGSS; this comes from the coding sequence ATGGAAAGAGCAACATTGGACAACAGTTGCGAGGAAGTTGCAGAGCTGCAGGAGCAGCAAGCGACAACGTCGGGCGCATTCCCTGAAAGGCGCGTGAGCGTCGTGGAAGAACCACCAAAGGACGGGGAAGTGTCACCGGTATTGCCTCGGAGGTTGCCTTCCTACCTGGAGGTAAGAAGGAAGCGTATCGAGCTTCAAAAGAAGGAGCTCAAGCTGGAAAACGCTCGAAAGGAGTATGAGCTTGAAAGGGCTCGGAAGGAGCTGGAGATCGAGCTGCGTGAGATCGAGCTCGAAGAAGATATTTCCGACGCAAGCAGCCAGGTGAGTGCTTACGTAGCAAAATCCGAAGCTTGGTTGCGAGATACGAGTCGCTTCGGAACGACGCCACCGGTTCGTTACCATGGCGACAATCATCGAAATGGCGGTGCGGGTCACCCACCTTCGACCCCAACCGCGACCGCGGGTGCGTGGGCATCACGCATTGCCCCAGCGCCGCTGCGGTACGATGGCAGGATGGCGGAAGACGCTAAAGGTCATCAACCCTTGACCCCTGCAACAACCCGATGTCCACCGGAGTACGATCGTACGTGGGCTGCGGACCAAGCAGCCGCACAAGAACGTGAGTATGCTGAGTGGAGGCGTGCGGTGGAGGATTCCATAAGGGTCCACCGTGAAAACAAGCTTGGGCAGCTTTACAAGCTTGAAGAGAAGACGGCTGCCAATTCGACAATGGAGTCGAAACCAGTGATGAAGGGCCGCGTGATGCCGTTGACACCAAGTCAAGAAGCAGCGCGCAAGGCTATCCCGAAGGAGCTTCCGGTGTTTTCCGGAAATGTTGAGCAGTGGCCGTTGTTTATCGCGACGTACGAGCGATCTACGATACTGTGTGGGTTTAGCGACGATGAGAACCTCATACGTCTTCAACGGGCGCTTCGGGGACCAGCATTAGAATCGGTAGACCATCTCATGCTGTTACCGGATGGTTTGGCCGGTGTGATCGAGATTCTGCGAACAGAATATGGTCGGCCGGATCTCATAGTGGACAGTTTGGTGGAGAAAGTTAGGAGGCTACCACCGGTTCGTAACGATCGTTTGGAGACGCTTGCCACGTTTGGCAAAATGGTGCGAAAAATGTGTGCAACGATAGAGGCTTCCGGGTTGCATGATTACGACTGCAACGTGACGCTACTAAGAGAGTTGGTAGCGAAGCTTCCCGCTGAACGGAGTTTGGAATGGGCTcgttataaaatcaaattgtcGCGGGAAACAATTAAGGAATTCGACAAATGGTTTTATGAGATTGCGGTGGCTGCGAGTGCCGCCTCGAAAACCATTGAGCGACCGACACGACCCGACGTGTCCCGATCACTACCGTTTGTGAATGTAGTAAGGAAGGCTCCCGCGCACGTAAACGTTCACAGCACTGCGAAAAGAACGCCCTGTGCCTTGTGCCACGACTTCTGCCGCACGTTGGCTGATTGCGCACGTTTTATGGAACTATCGGTGCCGGAGAGGCGATCGCACATTCAGGGGCGTAGACTATGCGATACGTGTTTAGGAGCACATAGGGGCACTTGTTTCGTCAGAACGCGCTGTGGGACTGACGGTTGCCGGGAGACGCATCACAGATTGTTGCACAACAcggaacaaaaaccacacaggAACACGCACTCACTGAACTCTCACATTGGTAACGATAATAACACACTTTTTCGATACGTTCCAGTTGTACTGCACGGCGAGAAAACCGACATAAAGACGTTCGCGTTTATAGATGAGGGATCCTCGGCCACTTTCATTGATGGTAGGCTGATTGAAGAATTGGGCATTGAAAGCAAGTCAAACCCCTTATGTTTGAAGTGGACGGACGATACCGTGCGGAACGAATCCGATTCAAGAGAGGTTCAGCTGCGTATATCAGGCGCACATCAGGGAGCAGTGGTGTTTAACATACGAAAGGCGCACACCTTGCAGGACCTGACATTACCGGCGCAGACGCTACCGATCGCGAAGTTGGTGGAGCTTTATCCGTACCTAAAAGGACTCCCCATTACATCCTATACTAATGTGGTACCGCGTGTTCTGATCGGCATCAACAATATTCACCTGGGTAAGCCGTTACGATGTGTGGAAGGTAATTTCAACGAACCAATCGCCGCCAAGACCAGACTGGGATGGACAGTGTTTGGTCCATGCCGCATACCGACATCCTCGAGCGCCACGACATACCATAACTTTCACCTATGTGTCtgtaatgataaaaatgatcaGAACCTAAACATGGCGCTTACGGAATACTTCTCTTTGGAGTCCATCGGGGTCAGCGCTCCGCGTAAACTTATGCCGAAAGAGGAAGAACGAGCGAACACAATGTTGAAAACCGGAACGCGCCTACTGAAAGATCGGTACGAGACCTGTTTGCTGTGGAAGTATGACGACGTGCGTCTTCCATGCAACCGCGAGATGGCACTCAAACGTCACATGTGCCTGAAAAGGAAATGCGATAAGGACCCGGGATTAGCTAAGGCAATTAGCGAAAAGATGCGTGAGTACGCAAACAAGGGGTACATTCGACGTGTACCGGAAGAGGAGATCgtagaaaggaaggaaagggacTGGTATTTACCAATTTTCCCAGTTTACAACCCGAACAAGCCCGGAAAGCTGCGTATGGTGTTTGACGCTGCTGCACAGGTACACGGGGTGAGCCTGAATACGTTTCTACTAGCCGGTCCGGACCAACTAGTGGGGCTGGTACAGGTGTTATATAAGTTCCGGGAGAATCGAATCGCCGTAACGGGAGACATCCGCGAAATGTTCTTCCAGGTAAGAATGAACCCCGCGGACCAACGAAGTCAACTGGTGTTCTGGGATGATGGCAGCAAGCGGAATGGTGAACCTAGCGTGTACGCCGTTTCTGTGATGACCTTTGGTGCAGCTTGCTCGCCTGCTGGGGCACACTTCGTTAAGAACCTGAATGCGGAGAGGTTCGCTGACCGTTTTCCACGAGCAGCGGAATGCATCAAATTCGAGCATTATGTGGACGATATGCTGGCCAGCGTCGAAACCGTGGAGGAGGCAGTTACCCTGGCGGAAGACGTACGATACGTCCATTCGCAGGGCGGGTTCGAGATCCGGAACTGGCTCTCTAATGCCAAGGAGGTCGTGCATAAGCTCCGGTGGGGAGCTAACAACGGAATGTGTGTGGACATGAGTGCAGGACAAGGTACCGAGAAGGTTCTGGGTATGTGGTGGAATACCGAGAGTGATGTGTTTACCTTCCGTATAAATCCGCGCATCGATGAGAAGCTGCTAACGGGTGGTAGACTCCCGACAAGACGCGAAGTGTTGAGCATTCTGATGATGATTTACGACCCTCTAGGACTTATTGGCCATTTCTTAATGTTCCTTAAGATACTATTGCAGGACCTGTGGAGATCCGGAATCCATTGGGACAAAACCGTTGAAGGCGAAGCTGCAAAGAAATGGTTAAGGTGGACTGGGTTACTACCGGAACTAGAGAAGCTGGCGATAAGGAGATGCTATCGGAACATAACATCATCAGATGTTCCATGCGTGCAATTGCATGTATTTACCGATGCGAGTCAAAACGGCATGGCCGCAGTTGCTTACCTACGTTTCGAGGAAAACAACACAGTGGAGTGCGCGCTGATCGGTTCAAAAACACGTGTGGCCCCACTGAAGCTTCTGTCGATACCGCGTCTGGAGCTTCAAGCAGCCGTGATTGGAGCGCGTTTTGCGGACCACATCGCGAAAACACATCGATTGAGGACCAGCAAGAGGGTTTTCTGGACGGACTCTCGAAACGTCGTGAGCTGGATAAGGTCGGACCACAGGCGTTACACTCCCTTTGTCGCCTTCCGGGTGAGCGAACTTTTGGAACTAACCAGTGTTAACGATTGGCGATGGCTCTCTACTAAGGTTAACGTAGCGGACGACGGAACGAAGTGGCAAGGAGACCCTGGTCTGACATCATCCAGCAGATGGTTCCGTGGTCCAGAGTTCCTGtgggaagcagaagaaaaatggcCTATAAACAAAGATAACCCAGGCGAGTCAACGGAGGAAATACGCAAGAGCGTATTGCACCTTTCCGTAATCCGTAATGCGGTGGTCAACTTCTCTCGGTTTTCACGATGGAAGAAGTTGTTGAGGACGGTGGGCTACATTCACCGATACGCTGGCAACCTTCGTCGACGAGCTAGGCGAGCTGATAAGGTTGTAGGACCACTGACGCAGGAGGAACTACTGGCGGCTGAGCGGTCACTATACATCTGGGTGCAGTTGGATGGGTTCGCTGGCGATATCAAACGGCTGAAAAGTGACGTGAAGAAGAAGCATCCCTGGAAGAAGGTGGTAAAACGAGACAGCGTACTGTTCAAGTTATCACCAGAAATAGACGGAGAAGGTGTATTAAGGATGCAGGGACGATTAGACAATCGTTCAACGCTAGGTGCTTCGCTGGGGAAGCCCGTTATCTTACCTAGACGACACCCGGTCACGGATCTGATTATTAAGGACTTCCATGAGCGATATTGTCATCAGAGCCATGGAACGGTGGTGAGCCAACTCCGATCGCGGTACTATATACCGAAGATTTTGGTGGAGTTCAATCGGGTTAGGCGCGGCTGCCAGAGCTGCAAGATTAGGAACGCTGTACCTAATCCACCCTTGATGGGGAACATTCCCCGGCAGAGAATTGCGGTGAACCAGCGAGCGTTCACATACACCGGGCTGGATTATTTCGGACCAATACTCGTGGTCGTGGGACGACATTCCGAGAAGCGCTGGGGAGCGCTATTCACTTGCCTCACGACAAGAGCCATTCACCTCGAATTGGCATACGCACTAACGACTGCTTCATGTATTTTAGCGATCCGTCGATTTATCGCCAGAAGAGGTCCTCCTAGGGAAATAATCAGCGATCGGGGCACTAATTTCGTGGGCGCGGCGAGAGAACTCAACATCGCCCTGAAGGATGTGGACGAAGACGCTCTTAAAACGAGATTCAGCGGGCCAGTGCTGAAGTGGAGATTCAACCCGCCGGCAGCACCTCATTTCGGCGGCACTTGGGAGCGTCTTGTGCAATCGGTAAAGAAGATACTGTGCAGTTTCAATTTACCGCGTCTACCAACAGATGAGATATTGATGTCAACGTTAACGGAGGTGGAAATGATGATCAACTCAAGGCCACTTACCTACGTGCCGCTCGACGAGGAATGGGACTGTCCAATAACGCCGAACCACCTGCTACTAGGAAGCCCTGACGGGAGCAAACAAGCCGTTTGTTTGGACGACTCACCGACAGCGATACGGACGTCGTGGGGTGCCCTGCAAGTGAACGCGGATATATTCTGGAAGCGGTGGATTGCAGATTACCTACCAACGCTCACCCGCAGGACGAAATGGTTCCACCCGGTGCCACCGATTAAAGAGGGAGACGTGGTGGTAGTCGTGGATGGGAACCTGCCTCGGAACACTTGGCCGATGGGACGTGTACTAGAAGTGACCCGCGCGAAGGACGGCCAGGTTAGGCGAGCGAAAGTGCGAACGGCAAACGGGATTTTAGAAAGACCGGCAACGAAATTAGCGGTGCTAGATATTGTAGGGAGCAGTTAA